From the Macaca nemestrina isolate mMacNem1 chromosome 7, mMacNem.hap1, whole genome shotgun sequence genome, one window contains:
- the LOC139355502 gene encoding putative golgin subfamily A member 8F isoform X1, which translates to MVKVARCVLGGGALCMKLLTKQLKEYWQRNSPGGPAGAKKNGKTNGSVPETATSGGCHSPGDSATGILGDSPISFAPLKELESPCQELPAALDSRSVKISQLKNTIKSLKQQKKQVEHQLEEEKKANNEKQKAERELQVQIQTLNVQKGKLSTDLFHAKRSLRYFEEESKDLADRLQCSLQRKGELEQVLCAVTATQKKKANPSSSHRKARMEWKLEWSTREQALLKAQLTQLKESLKEAHLERDEYVQHLKGERARWQQRMKKMSQEVYTLKKEKKDAMRRVEKLERSLSKLKNRMAKPLSPDPPAVPPEEELQHLRKELERVSAELQAQVENHQHNNENKSALHLEQQIEELQGKLGEEHLEAARQQNQQLQDQLSLMALPGEGDGGHLDSEEEEGPRPMPSVPEDLESWEAMVSLTPPAPILPPSSVVPAPGTGGKSVIGEPQRGLREVMEKLESGLMDLLEEQTDLRAHVEKLEVQFIQYWRERCHQKIRHLTNEPGGSVKDAARGGHHQAGPGQGGDEGEAAGAAGDDVAAYADQNNEHSKLLTSSQNPVEEPGPGAPAPQETGDAHKHGDLCDMSLTDSQEPAHEATEGSPHNNPAAQTITQEHQEHPGLGSSRSVPFFCWAWLPRRRR; encoded by the exons TTAAAAGAATACTGGCAGAGAAACAGCCCTGGTGGTCCAGCAGGAGCGAAGAAGAACGGGAAAACAAATGGCAGTGTCCCTGAGACAGCCACTTCTGGTGGTTGTCACTCACCTGGGGAT TCAGCAACGGGTATCCTCGGAGACAGCCCTATATCATTTGCTCCCCTGAAGGAACTGGAG AGCCCGTGCCAAGAACTACCAGCAGCTCTGGACTCGAGGTCCGTCAAAATCAGTCAACTGAAGAACACCATTAAATCCTTG aaacaacagaagaaacaagTGGAACATCAGCTGGAAGAA GAAAAGAAGGCAAACAATGAGAAACAGAAAGCCGAAAGGGAGCTACAG GTTCAAATCCAGACATTGAACGTACAGAAAGGGAAACTAAGTACGGACCTGTTTCACGCGAAACGTTCGCTCAGATACTTTGAAG AGGAGTCCAAGGATCTGGCCGACCGCCTGCAATGTTCATTGCAGCGTAAAGGAGAGTTAGAGCAGGTTCTCTGTGCTGTCACCGCCACACAGAAGAAGAAGGCGAACCCG TCCTCGAGCCACAGGAAAGCACGTATGGAGTGGAAGTTAGAGTGGTCCACacgggagcaggcacttctgaaAGCACAGCTGACACAG TTGAAGGAGTCGCTAAAAGAAGCCCATCTAGAGAGGGATGAATATGTTCAACATCTAAAAGGAGAGAGGGCCCGGTGGCAGCagaggatgaagaaaatgtcaCAGGAG GTTTACACcttgaagaaggagaagaaggatgCCATGCGTCGGGTGGAGAAGCTGGAGAGGAGCTTGTCCAAACTCAAGAACCGGATGG CTAAACCCCTGTCCCCGGACCCCCCAGCTGTGCCCCCTGAGGAGGAGCTGCAGCACCTGAGGAAGGAACTAGAGAGGGTGTCAGCAGAGCTCCAGGCCCAGGTGGAAAACCATCAACAC aacaatgagaacaagagCGCACTGCACTTGGAGCAGCAAATAGAGGAGCTACAGGGGAAGCTGGGTGAG GAGCACCTGGAGGCTGCCAGGCAGCAGAATCAGCAGCTGCAGGACCAACTGAGCCTCATGGCTCTCCCTGGGGAAG GAGATGGAGGACATCTGgacagtgaggaggaggagggacctCGGCCCATGCCGAGCGTCCCAGAAGACCTGGAGAGctgggaggccatggtgagccTGACTCCCCCTGCACCCATTTTGCCACCTTCCTCTGTGGTCCCAGCCCCAGGGACTGGGGGCAAGTCTGTGATCGGGGAACCCCAGCGGGGCCTGCGGGAAGTCATGGAGAAGCTGGAG AGCGGCCTTATGGACCTCCTGGAGGAGCAGACAGACCTGAGAGCGCATGTGGAGAAACTAGAAGTTCAGTTCATCCAGTACTGGAGGGAGAGATGCCATCA GAAAATTCGTCACCTTACAAATGAGCCAGGAGGCAGTGTTAAAGATGCAGCACGGGGAGGACATCATCAGGCTGGCCCAGGACAGGGAGGAGATGAAG GTGAAGCTGCTGGCGCTGCAGGAGATGATGTTGCGGCTTATGCTGACCAGAACAACGAGCAcagcaaactcctgacctcttccCAGAACCCTGTTGAGGAGCCCGGTCCAGGAGCCCCAGCCCCCCAGGAGACTGGGGATGCCCACAAGCATGGTG ATCTTTGTGACATGAGCCTCACCGACAGCCAGGAGCCAGCTCACGAGGCCACGGAGGGGTCTCCCCACAACAACCCTGCTGCACAGACCATCACGCAGGAGCACCAGGAGCACCCAGGCTTGGGCAGCAGCCGCTCTGTGCCGTTCTTTTGCTGGGCTTGGCTGCCGAGAAGGAGGAGAtaa
- the LOC139355502 gene encoding putative golgin subfamily A member 8G isoform X2 codes for MWPQPRLPPYPAMAGEIRDSKLAAAKKKLKEYWQRNSPGGPAGAKKNGKTNGSVPETATSGGCHSPGDSATGILGDSPISFAPLKELESPCQELPAALDSRSVKISQLKNTIKSLKQQKKQVEHQLEEEKKANNEKQKAERELQVQIQTLNVQKGKLSTDLFHAKRSLRYFEEESKDLADRLQCSLQRKGELEQVLCAVTATQKKKANPSSSHRKARMEWKLEWSTREQALLKAQLTQLKESLKEAHLERDEYVQHLKGERARWQQRMKKMSQEVYTLKKEKKDAMRRVEKLERSLSKLKNRMAKPLSPDPPAVPPEEELQHLRKELERVSAELQAQVENHQHNNENKSALHLEQQIEELQGKLGEEHLEAARQQNQQLQDQLSLMALPGEGDGGHLDSEEEEGPRPMPSVPEDLESWEAMVSLTPPAPILPPSSVVPAPGTGGKSVIGEPQRGLREVMEKLESGLMDLLEEQTDLRAHVEKLEVQFIQYWRERCHQKIRHLTNEPGGSVKDAARGGHHQAGPGQGGDEGEAAGAAGDDVAAYADQNNEHSKLLTSSQNPVEEPGPGAPAPQETGDAHKHGDLCDMSLTDSQEPAHEATEGSPHNNPAAQTITQEHQEHPGLGSSRSVPFFCWAWLPRRRR; via the exons ATGTGGCCCCAACCCCGCCTCCCTCCCTACCCTGCCATGGCAGGAGAAATTCGAGACAGCAAATTGGCAGCAgccaagaaaaag TTAAAAGAATACTGGCAGAGAAACAGCCCTGGTGGTCCAGCAGGAGCGAAGAAGAACGGGAAAACAAATGGCAGTGTCCCTGAGACAGCCACTTCTGGTGGTTGTCACTCACCTGGGGAT TCAGCAACGGGTATCCTCGGAGACAGCCCTATATCATTTGCTCCCCTGAAGGAACTGGAG AGCCCGTGCCAAGAACTACCAGCAGCTCTGGACTCGAGGTCCGTCAAAATCAGTCAACTGAAGAACACCATTAAATCCTTG aaacaacagaagaaacaagTGGAACATCAGCTGGAAGAA GAAAAGAAGGCAAACAATGAGAAACAGAAAGCCGAAAGGGAGCTACAG GTTCAAATCCAGACATTGAACGTACAGAAAGGGAAACTAAGTACGGACCTGTTTCACGCGAAACGTTCGCTCAGATACTTTGAAG AGGAGTCCAAGGATCTGGCCGACCGCCTGCAATGTTCATTGCAGCGTAAAGGAGAGTTAGAGCAGGTTCTCTGTGCTGTCACCGCCACACAGAAGAAGAAGGCGAACCCG TCCTCGAGCCACAGGAAAGCACGTATGGAGTGGAAGTTAGAGTGGTCCACacgggagcaggcacttctgaaAGCACAGCTGACACAG TTGAAGGAGTCGCTAAAAGAAGCCCATCTAGAGAGGGATGAATATGTTCAACATCTAAAAGGAGAGAGGGCCCGGTGGCAGCagaggatgaagaaaatgtcaCAGGAG GTTTACACcttgaagaaggagaagaaggatgCCATGCGTCGGGTGGAGAAGCTGGAGAGGAGCTTGTCCAAACTCAAGAACCGGATGG CTAAACCCCTGTCCCCGGACCCCCCAGCTGTGCCCCCTGAGGAGGAGCTGCAGCACCTGAGGAAGGAACTAGAGAGGGTGTCAGCAGAGCTCCAGGCCCAGGTGGAAAACCATCAACAC aacaatgagaacaagagCGCACTGCACTTGGAGCAGCAAATAGAGGAGCTACAGGGGAAGCTGGGTGAG GAGCACCTGGAGGCTGCCAGGCAGCAGAATCAGCAGCTGCAGGACCAACTGAGCCTCATGGCTCTCCCTGGGGAAG GAGATGGAGGACATCTGgacagtgaggaggaggagggacctCGGCCCATGCCGAGCGTCCCAGAAGACCTGGAGAGctgggaggccatggtgagccTGACTCCCCCTGCACCCATTTTGCCACCTTCCTCTGTGGTCCCAGCCCCAGGGACTGGGGGCAAGTCTGTGATCGGGGAACCCCAGCGGGGCCTGCGGGAAGTCATGGAGAAGCTGGAG AGCGGCCTTATGGACCTCCTGGAGGAGCAGACAGACCTGAGAGCGCATGTGGAGAAACTAGAAGTTCAGTTCATCCAGTACTGGAGGGAGAGATGCCATCA GAAAATTCGTCACCTTACAAATGAGCCAGGAGGCAGTGTTAAAGATGCAGCACGGGGAGGACATCATCAGGCTGGCCCAGGACAGGGAGGAGATGAAG GTGAAGCTGCTGGCGCTGCAGGAGATGATGTTGCGGCTTATGCTGACCAGAACAACGAGCAcagcaaactcctgacctcttccCAGAACCCTGTTGAGGAGCCCGGTCCAGGAGCCCCAGCCCCCCAGGAGACTGGGGATGCCCACAAGCATGGTG ATCTTTGTGACATGAGCCTCACCGACAGCCAGGAGCCAGCTCACGAGGCCACGGAGGGGTCTCCCCACAACAACCCTGCTGCACAGACCATCACGCAGGAGCACCAGGAGCACCCAGGCTTGGGCAGCAGCCGCTCTGTGCCGTTCTTTTGCTGGGCTTGGCTGCCGAGAAGGAGGAGAtaa